The Ralstonia sp. RRA DNA segment GAAAAAACGGCGATGCACTGTGCGCCGCCTTTGCTCCAGTGTATGGCGCGAGTCGATGAATGCAACGTCATTACGCATCACGTGTGCGCGACATCAAGCCCAGGTGATCGGCCGGTATAAAGGGGGCAAGCGGGCGCGTTAGGCGCGGGCCGCCTGGCGCGCCAGCTCCACGCCCTTGTTGGCGAGGGCATCGGCGCGTTCGTTGCCCGGGTGGCCAGCATGGCCCTTGACCCAATGCCAGCTCACCTCGTGCGTGACGACGAGTTCATCGAGGATGCGCCACAGATCATCGTTCTTCACGGGCTTCTTGTCTGCGGTCTTCCAGCCGCGTGCCTTCCAGCCGGCCAGCCATTCGCTGATGCCTTTCTGCACGTACTGCGAATCGGTGTAGACCTTGACTCGGCACGGCCGCTTGAGCGCGCGAAACGCTTCGATGACGGCCATCAGCTCCATGCGATTGTTCGTGGTGACGGCTTCGCCGCCAAAGAGTTCTTTTTCGTGGCCGCCCGAGACGAGCACGGTGCCCCAGCCGCCAAGGCCTGGGTTGCCCTTGCATGCGCCATCGGAATAGACGGTGACTTCCTGCATGAATACGAAAGCGATCAGTGAGTGGTAAGAGGGCGGTGGCGCCCATCGGCTGAAGTTAGGCGCCCGATTTGCCGTCGCACGCGGCGGCCGGCGGCGTCTTGGTCGAATGCGAGCCCGATGGCGTGGCGACCGGCGTGCCGGCTGGCACCAGCGCGGGCGACTTGCGGGTCTTCCACGCGGGGCCGACCATCCGCATGCCGCGCACGCGCTTGACGGCCTGCAGCATGTAGACCGCCCCGAAGATCGGCCACCAGCGATCGCCGGCCTTCTCCATGAAGGCCGTACGCTGCAGCCACTTCTCGGTGCGGTTGGGCGGCCGGTAGCAGCCGAAACGGCCGCGCACGATATCAAATCCGAGCAGCTTGAGCCAGTCCTTCAGGCGGGTGAAGGCAATCATCTGGCTCTGCGCTGGCAGGAACGATTCCGTACCCAGGCGCCGCATGCCCTGGCGCATGCCCCACAGGCTCAGCGGGTTGAAGCCGGTGATGATCAATCGCCCCTCAGGCATCAGCACGCGCGCCACTTCGCGCAGCACTTCGTGCGGATCGTCGGTGAACTCCAGCACATGGGGCAGGGCTACGAGGTCGATACTCTGCGAGGCAAACGGCAGCTCGTCGTAGCGGCAGATCACGCGAGGCTTGGCCTGGCGCTGCGGGGCGCTGGCGTCGCTCTCGCCGTCGGCTGAGGCGTCTACGGGATCGGCCGGGTCGCCGTCCATTGGGTCGAGCGTTTCAATGGGGGCGGTTGGGTCGATATCGTCGATCACGCGCGCAATCAGCGGGATGCGGTTCTCGCGCAGCGCGCCAAAGCCCGGGTGGCCGAGTTGCAGCGCATGAAAGCCGAACATGTCGGCGACGGTGCGATCGAATTGCGCCTGCTCCCAGCGCAGGACGTATTGCCCAGGCGGTGAAGCCAGCCAGTGGTGCCAATCTATAATGCGGCGATCGTTAGAGGAGTCAGGCATGGTCCAGGGTGGTGTGCCGTCGGAAGTAGCACTTGAGGTAGAGGCGATCGCTGCGTTTGCCGATAATTATATTTGGGCACTTCACGATGGCCGCGTGGCTGCTGTTGTGGACCCAGGCGACGCGCAACCCGTGCTGCGCTTCCTCCAGGAGCGCGGGCTGGCGCTCGGTGCCATTGTAATCACACATCATCACGGCGATCACGTCGGCGGGGTGCGGGAACTGGTCGCGGCGTATCCGGAGAATCCCGAGGGCGCACCGTTGCCGGTGATCGGTCCGGCGGGCGAAACCATCCCGTGCCGCACCCAGGCCGTGCGCGAAGGCGACGTCGTCACGCTCGAGCAACCGGCAGCTACGTTCCGCGTGATTGATGTGCCGGGGCACACCAGTGGCCACGTCGCCTACGTCGGCCATCTGCAGGGTGACAAGACACCCGCCAGCCTGTTTTGCGGCGACACGCTATTCGCGACTGGTTGCGGCCGGCTCTTTGAGGGCACCCCTGCGCAGATGCGCGCGTCGCTGGCCAAGCTGGCTGCGCTGGCGCCAGACACCCTTGTCTACTGCGCGCATGAATACACCGCATCGAATGTGCGCTTTGCGCGCGCAGTCGAGCCGGGCAACGCCAGCTTGGCCGCCTGGGAGGACAAGGTTGCGGCGTTGCGAGCCGAGGGCCGCTCGACCGTGCCCACCACCGTTGGCCATGAGCGCGCGACCAACCCGTTCATGCGGTCGGATGAGCCCGAAGTGATGCAAGCGGTGGCGCGTCACGCCGCTATCGGCACAAAAGATCCGGTGGCCGTATTCGCCGCTTTGCGCGAGTGGAAGAACAGTTTCCGTTGAGAATACGCGCCGCGCGGGTGCTACCGTTTGCGCGCCGAGATGGCTGCCGAGGCAAACGCCGGGTCTACGCGGGTTGACGTGGCGGGATGCGTTTCTTACTATCTGGGGCAATTTTTAGGTCCAACCCCTCAGAACTTGATGCGATCCGTGCGACTTCTTGCGGCATCTGTGCTCAGTCTGCTTCTCGCGGCCTGTGCTACGGCTCCCGCTCCGAATGCCGACACTGCCAGCACAAGCGCCTCTGCCTCCGCTTCCGGCCAAAATGCGCCGGTCGTCAATGTTGATCAGCAGCCCGTGGCCTCCCTGAAAGGGCCGGCCAAGGATCTCTGGGTGCGCATTCGCCAAGGCTTCTCCATGCCCGATCTGCAAAGCTCGGCCGTGGATGACCGTGCCGATTGGTATGCGCAGCGCCCGGAAGCGTTCCAGCGCATGGTCGAGCGCTCGAATCGCTACCTGTATCACATCGTCGAAGAACTGGAGCGGCGCAACATGCCCACCGAACTGGCCCTGCTGCCGTTCGTGGAAAGTGCGTTCAACCCGCAGGCAGTGTCGAGTGCCAAGGCAGCCGGGATGTGGCAATTCATCCCCAGTACCGGCCGAACCTACAACCTCAAGCAGAACGTCTTCCAGGACGAGCGCCGAGACGTGCTCGCCTCGACAGACGCCGCGCTGGACTACCTCTCCAAGCTGCACGATCAGTTTGGCGACTGGCAACTGGCGCTGGCCGCCTATAACTGGGGCGAGGGCTCGGTCGCCCGGGCGATTGCGCGCAACCAGGCGGCGGGCCTGTCGACGGACTACGTCAACCTGAACATGCCGGCCGAGACGCGCATGTACGTGCCCAAGCTCCAGGCGGTGAAGAACATCATCGCCAGCCCCGAGCGCTACGGCGTCAGGTTGCCGGACATCCCGAACCACCCGTATTTCGTCACCGTTACCACCTCGCGGGACATTGATGTTGTGCTGGCGGCGCGGCTGGCCAATCTGCCGATGGATGAGTTCAAGGCGCTCAACCCGTCGTTCAACCGACCGGTGATCCTGGGCGCCTCGAATCCGCAGATTCTGCTGCCGTACGACAACGCGGAAACGTTTCAGTACAACCTGAATACGTATCGCGGCGGCCTGTCGAGCTGGACGGCCGTGACGGTCGGCAATCGTGAGCGCGTGGAAGCCCTGGCGGCGCGACTGAAGGTCGACCCCGACACCATCCGTGAGATCAACCGCATTCCCAAAGGCATGCGCCTGAAAGCGGGTTCCACGGTGGTCGTGCCGCGCGCGGATGGCGCCAAGGACGATGCGCCGGATATCAGCCCTGAACTGGCCGAAAACGCCACCATGGCCGTCGAACCCGACATGCCTGATCTGAGAAAGGTGGTGGTGCGCGCAGGCAAGCGCGATACGGTTGCAGGCTTGTCGCGGCGCTATGGCGTGTCGGTGGCGCAGATCCGTGCGTGGAACCAGTTGCCAGGCGATGCGATCCCGCGGGGGCATAACGTGGTGCTGATGCTGCCGCAGGCACGCTCCGGTGGTCGTGTGCGTGCGGTGCGTGTATCGGCAACGTCGGCGGCGGCGTCGACCGGGCGGGTCCCGACAGCCAAGGTGGCCGGCAAGCCGGTCGTCAAGGCCAGGCCAGTGGCCAGCACATCGGCCAAGCGCAAGAAGCGCTGAAGCTGGCAAACTGAAGCGGCGTCCTGCGGGGCGCCGTTTTCTTTTTGGGCTGCGGTAAGACCTGCGTAAGTTGGCGGTCGCACAGTAGCCGCATCGAGCACATCGAACATTGAGCCGGCGCGCCATGTAGTGGGTCGGCCAGGAGACAACGTCATGCCCATGTCTGCCGCATACCGCGCGCTGTACCAGCGTTCCGTCGACGACCCTTCCGGCTTCTGGCACGAGCAAGCCCAGCGCATCGACTGGCAGACGCCATACTCCGCCGTGCTCGACGATTCACGCTTGCCGTTTGCGCGCTGGTTTGTTGGTGGGCGCACCAATCTGTGTCACAACGCGGTGGATCGTCATCTCGCCACGCGTGGCGAGCAGGCGGCGCTGGTGTATGTCTCCACTGAAACCGGCATCGAGACGACGTACACGTATCGCCAGCTGCACCGCGAGGTCAACCGCATGGCGGCCAGCCTGCAGGCGCTGGGCGTCAAGCGGGGCGATCGGGTGTTGATCTACCTGCCGATGATTCCTGAGGCCGCGTTTGCGATGCTGGCCTGCGCGCGCATTGGGGCGATCCACTCGGTGGTGTTCGGTGGCTTCGCATCCAACAGCCTGGCTACGCGCATTGACGATGCCACGCCGCGCGTTATCGTCAGCGCGGACGCGGGCTCGCGTGCGGGCAAGATGGTCGAGTACAAACCGCTGCTCGACGCCGCTATCGACCTGGCGGTGCACAAGCCCGAGCGCGTGCTGCTCGTCAATCGCAACTTAGCACCGATGCGGCACAACGCACGCGACGTCGACTACGCCGCGCTTGGCAGCGAGCATGCGAATGCCGATGTGCCGTGCGAGTGGATGGAGTCGAGTGAGCCGTCGTACATCCTCTACACCTCGGGTACGACCGGCAAGCCCAAGGGCGTTCAGCGCGACACGGGTGGTTATGCGGTGGCATTGGCCGCGTCGATACCGCTGATCTTCGGCGCGCAGGCCGGCGACACGATGTTCACCGCGTCTGACGTCGGCTGGGTGGTCGGCCACAGCTACATCGTCTATGCGCCACTGCTCGCCGGCCTGACGACGGTGATGTACGAAGGCACGCCCATTCGCCCGGATGGCGCCATCTGGTGGCGCATTGTCGAGCAGTACCGGGTCAACGTGATGTTCACCGCGCCGACAGCGATTCGCGTGCTGAAAAAGCAGGATCCGGCGCTGCTGCACCGGCATGACCTGTCCAGCCTGCGCCGCCTGTTCCTGGCGGGCGAACCGTTGGACGAGCCGACCGCAAGCTGGATCGGCGAAGCATTGCAGAAGCCTATCGTCGACAACTACTGGCAGACCGAAACCGGCTGGCCGATGCTGGCCATTCCACAGGGCGTGGAGCCGTCAACGCAAAAGCTGGGTTCGCCCGGTTTCCCGGTCTATGGCTACAAGCTCGACATTCTCGACGAGGTGACTGGCCAGCCCTGTGCCCCGGGTGAGAAGGGTCTGCTGGCCGTGACGGCGCCGCTGCCGCCGGGCTGCATGAGCACGGTCTGGCGTGATGACGCGCGCTTCCTCAAGACGTACTGGTCGGCGTTTCCTGGTGGCCAGATCTATTCCAGCTTCGACTGGGGTGTGCGGGACGCAGAGGGTTACATCACGATCCTTGGCCGTACCGATGACGTGATCAACGTGGCGGGCCATCGTCTGGGCACGCGCGAGATCGAAGAGAGCCTGTCGTCGCATCCTGCGATCGCGGAGGTGGCGGTGGTGGGCGTGGCGGATCCGCTCAAGGGGCAGGTGGCGATGGGGTTTGCCATCGTGCGCGACGCGTCACGCGTAGCGGAGCCAACCGATCGCCTTGCGCTGGAGGGGGAGTTGATGCGCACCGTGGAGACGCAACTTGGTGCAGTGGCGCGGCCGTCGCGCGTGTTCTTCGTCAACGCGCTGCCCAAGACGCGCTCGGGCAAACTGCTGCGCCGGGCCATGCAGGCGGTGGCGGAAGGGCGTGATCCGGGGGATCTGACCACGATTGAAGACCCGACCGCGCTGGCGCAGGTGCAGTCAGCAATGCGGAGTGAGTAGGGTGCTAAAAGTGACGTTTTCGACAGCTGCGCATGGGGTTCACAGACCTGGCGGGACGTCACAATTCGAGCGCGGCTCGCCGTTAAGTCCTTCCTTTTATTGAGTTTTTTGTGGCGTCCGGGTATAATTTTCAGGTTTGAGTTCAGAAACCCATCACCCTAGCGCCAACCGCTTCCTACCTCCCGCCTACCGCCCCGTCTGCCTCGTTTCTTGGTGAGTTCTGCCCCAGTTTCGACGCGCAAACGGCCCGGATTCCGCGCAGCCGGAATTCCGCTTCGGCGCCAAGGCGATCAGGTCGGCACAGGGTGAATCCAGCAGGAGCTACCCGTGTTGCCGTCTTTCCCGCCCGCCATTCTCGCGCTTGCAGACGGCACGGTCTTTCGTGGCTATTCCATCGGTGCGGCCGGTCATACGATCGGCGAAGTGGTGTTCAACACCGCCATCACCGGCTATCAGGAAATCCTTACCGATCCGAGCTACTCGCGCCAGATCGTCACGCTCACGTACCCGCATATCGGTAACGTCGGCGTGAACCGTGAGGATGTCGAAGCCACGAAAGTCCATGCCGCCGGCCTCATCATCAAAGATCTGCCGATCCTCGCGTCGAACTTCCGCAAGGAGCACTCGCTCTCGCACTACCTGAAGGGCGAGAAGGTTGTCGCCATTGCCGGCATCGACACCCGCAAGCTGACCCGCATCCTGCGCGAGAAGGGCGCCCAGAACGGCTGCATCCTGGCCGGCGAAGACAACGTGCAGAAGGCCATCGACCTGGCGCGCTCGTTCCCGGGCCTGTCGGGCATGGATCTGGCGAAGGTGGTGTCCGTCACCGAGCCGTACGAGTGGACCCAGACCGAATGGGAACTGGGCCGCGGCTACGGCAAGCAGGACGCCCCGAAGTATCACGTGGTCGCGTATGACTTTGGCGTGAAGTTCAACATCCTGCGCATGCTGGCCGAGCGCGGCTGCCGCGTGACGGTGGTGCCGGCGCAAACCAGCGCTGCCGACGTGCTGGCGCACAACCCGGACGGCGTGTTCCTCTCCAACGGCCCTGGCGATCCGGAGCCGTGCGATTACGCCATCGCTGCTGCCAAGGAATTCCTGGACCGTCGCCTCCCGACGTTCGGCATCTGCCTGGGTCACCAGATCATGGGCCTGGCTGTCGGCGCCAAGACGCTCAAGATGAAGACTGGCCACCACGGTGCCAACCACCCGGTCAAGGATCTGCAGGACGGCCGCGTGGTCATCACCTCGCAGAACCACGGCTTTGCGGTGGACCCCGACTCGCTGCCGGCCAACGCACGCGTCACGCATGTCTCGCTGTTTGACGGCACGCTGCAAGGCTTCGAGCTGACGGACCGCCCGGCATTCTGCTTCCAGGGTCACCCGGAAGCCTCGCCT contains these protein-coding regions:
- the rnhA gene encoding ribonuclease HI, producing the protein MQEVTVYSDGACKGNPGLGGWGTVLVSGGHEKELFGGEAVTTNNRMELMAVIEAFRALKRPCRVKVYTDSQYVQKGISEWLAGWKARGWKTADKKPVKNDDLWRILDELVVTHEVSWHWVKGHAGHPGNERADALANKGVELARQAARA
- a CDS encoding class I SAM-dependent methyltransferase, whose protein sequence is MPDSSNDRRIIDWHHWLASPPGQYVLRWEQAQFDRTVADMFGFHALQLGHPGFGALRENRIPLIARVIDDIDPTAPIETLDPMDGDPADPVDASADGESDASAPQRQAKPRVICRYDELPFASQSIDLVALPHVLEFTDDPHEVLREVARVLMPEGRLIITGFNPLSLWGMRQGMRRLGTESFLPAQSQMIAFTRLKDWLKLLGFDIVRGRFGCYRPPNRTEKWLQRTAFMEKAGDRWWPIFGAVYMLQAVKRVRGMRMVGPAWKTRKSPALVPAGTPVATPSGSHSTKTPPAAACDGKSGA
- the gloB gene encoding hydroxyacylglutathione hydrolase, whose amino-acid sequence is MVQGGVPSEVALEVEAIAAFADNYIWALHDGRVAAVVDPGDAQPVLRFLQERGLALGAIVITHHHGDHVGGVRELVAAYPENPEGAPLPVIGPAGETIPCRTQAVREGDVVTLEQPAATFRVIDVPGHTSGHVAYVGHLQGDKTPASLFCGDTLFATGCGRLFEGTPAQMRASLAKLAALAPDTLVYCAHEYTASNVRFARAVEPGNASLAAWEDKVAALRAEGRSTVPTTVGHERATNPFMRSDEPEVMQAVARHAAIGTKDPVAVFAALREWKNSFR
- a CDS encoding transglycosylase SLT domain-containing protein, whose protein sequence is MRSVRLLAASVLSLLLAACATAPAPNADTASTSASASASGQNAPVVNVDQQPVASLKGPAKDLWVRIRQGFSMPDLQSSAVDDRADWYAQRPEAFQRMVERSNRYLYHIVEELERRNMPTELALLPFVESAFNPQAVSSAKAAGMWQFIPSTGRTYNLKQNVFQDERRDVLASTDAALDYLSKLHDQFGDWQLALAAYNWGEGSVARAIARNQAAGLSTDYVNLNMPAETRMYVPKLQAVKNIIASPERYGVRLPDIPNHPYFVTVTTSRDIDVVLAARLANLPMDEFKALNPSFNRPVILGASNPQILLPYDNAETFQYNLNTYRGGLSSWTAVTVGNRERVEALAARLKVDPDTIREINRIPKGMRLKAGSTVVVPRADGAKDDAPDISPELAENATMAVEPDMPDLRKVVVRAGKRDTVAGLSRRYGVSVAQIRAWNQLPGDAIPRGHNVVLMLPQARSGGRVRAVRVSATSAAASTGRVPTAKVAGKPVVKARPVASTSAKRKKR
- the prpE gene encoding propionate--CoA ligase, with the translated sequence MPMSAAYRALYQRSVDDPSGFWHEQAQRIDWQTPYSAVLDDSRLPFARWFVGGRTNLCHNAVDRHLATRGEQAALVYVSTETGIETTYTYRQLHREVNRMAASLQALGVKRGDRVLIYLPMIPEAAFAMLACARIGAIHSVVFGGFASNSLATRIDDATPRVIVSADAGSRAGKMVEYKPLLDAAIDLAVHKPERVLLVNRNLAPMRHNARDVDYAALGSEHANADVPCEWMESSEPSYILYTSGTTGKPKGVQRDTGGYAVALAASIPLIFGAQAGDTMFTASDVGWVVGHSYIVYAPLLAGLTTVMYEGTPIRPDGAIWWRIVEQYRVNVMFTAPTAIRVLKKQDPALLHRHDLSSLRRLFLAGEPLDEPTASWIGEALQKPIVDNYWQTETGWPMLAIPQGVEPSTQKLGSPGFPVYGYKLDILDEVTGQPCAPGEKGLLAVTAPLPPGCMSTVWRDDARFLKTYWSAFPGGQIYSSFDWGVRDAEGYITILGRTDDVINVAGHRLGTREIEESLSSHPAIAEVAVVGVADPLKGQVAMGFAIVRDASRVAEPTDRLALEGELMRTVETQLGAVARPSRVFFVNALPKTRSGKLLRRAMQAVAEGRDPGDLTTIEDPTALAQVQSAMRSE
- the carA gene encoding glutamine-hydrolyzing carbamoyl-phosphate synthase small subunit produces the protein MLPSFPPAILALADGTVFRGYSIGAAGHTIGEVVFNTAITGYQEILTDPSYSRQIVTLTYPHIGNVGVNREDVEATKVHAAGLIIKDLPILASNFRKEHSLSHYLKGEKVVAIAGIDTRKLTRILREKGAQNGCILAGEDNVQKAIDLARSFPGLSGMDLAKVVSVTEPYEWTQTEWELGRGYGKQDAPKYHVVAYDFGVKFNILRMLAERGCRVTVVPAQTSAADVLAHNPDGVFLSNGPGDPEPCDYAIAAAKEFLDRRLPTFGICLGHQIMGLAVGAKTLKMKTGHHGANHPVKDLQDGRVVITSQNHGFAVDPDSLPANARVTHVSLFDGTLQGFELTDRPAFCFQGHPEASPGPHDIAYLFDRFTAAMDAAKQ